The Deinococcus cellulosilyticus NBRC 106333 = KACC 11606 genome has a window encoding:
- a CDS encoding FeoA family protein → MRTELSTIDLGQTVTLHGIHPAHPMRKRLFELGFIPGASIQVIRKAPLGDPVELVVGGTHFALRLQDMKQIWVHG, encoded by the coding sequence ATGCGAACAGAACTCAGCACCATTGACCTCGGACAGACAGTGACCCTGCACGGCATTCACCCTGCCCACCCCATGCGAAAACGCCTGTTCGAATTGGGATTCATCCCCGGGGCCTCCATACAGGTGATTCGCAAAGCTCCCCTCGGTGATCCAGTGGAACTGGTGGTCGGTGGAACCCATTTTGCCCTGAGGCTTCAGGACATGAAGCAGATCTGGGTCCACGGATGA
- a CDS encoding ATP-grasp domain-containing protein yields the protein MSNLMLLDQTLWILEQKISNQIYDFPFEHLFACSHPYHIPAEVQAIARIGAIPDYPAFYQEWLHQGVRMINTPDEHLRASELPGWYPLLTDLTPRSIWFDHLPSSEDIERQLDFPVFIKGARQTSQHQASLCVASDSTELKSILEGYQQDPILYWQTLVCRELLPLRILQEGQGDQLPVAFEFRTFWYRGELAGLGRYWLDGPPYSANREELQDLLNTARTVVERLNVPFLVVDVAQTASGRWVVIECNDAQESGYAGVSAVALWQKIIELEKKSSVD from the coding sequence ATGAGCAACCTGATGCTGCTGGACCAGACCCTGTGGATTCTGGAACAGAAAATCTCAAATCAGATCTATGACTTTCCTTTTGAACATCTCTTTGCCTGCAGCCATCCATACCACATTCCTGCTGAAGTGCAGGCGATTGCCCGCATTGGAGCCATCCCAGACTATCCTGCTTTTTATCAGGAATGGCTGCATCAGGGAGTGCGGATGATCAACACACCCGACGAACACCTGCGGGCGTCAGAACTGCCAGGGTGGTATCCCCTGCTGACCGATCTGACCCCCAGGAGCATCTGGTTCGATCACCTTCCCTCCAGTGAAGACATCGAAAGGCAGCTTGATTTTCCGGTTTTCATCAAAGGAGCCCGCCAGACCAGCCAACATCAGGCTTCCCTCTGTGTGGCCAGCGACTCAACTGAGCTGAAGTCCATTCTGGAAGGATACCAGCAAGATCCCATTTTGTACTGGCAAACCCTGGTTTGCAGAGAACTTTTGCCGCTCAGAATCCTGCAGGAAGGTCAGGGAGATCAATTGCCTGTGGCTTTTGAATTTCGCACGTTCTGGTATCGGGGGGAACTGGCTGGTCTGGGCCGTTATTGGCTGGATGGACCTCCGTACTCAGCCAACAGGGAAGAACTGCAGGACCTCCTGAATACAGCCAGAACAGTGGTAGAGCGTCTGAACGTGCCTTTTCTGGTGGTGGATGTGGCCCAGACTGCGTCAGGACGCTGGGTGGTCATTGAATGCAATGATGCACAAGAGAGTGGTTATGCAGGTGTGTCAGCAGTGGCCCTCTGGCAAAAGATCATCGAACTGGAAAAGAAGTCCTCTGTGGATTAA
- a CDS encoding TrmH family RNA methyltransferase, with the protein MKEITSTQNPELKTLVKLHDRRHRRKEGKFLIEGAREASRALLAGVEVEKLYFCEGFFSPEALELYQDFDAVEQVRLSRPAFEKISLRENPDGILALAVLPEFDLQELHLSEQALVLVLQGLEKPGNLGALLRTADGVGVDAVFITGEGTDLYNPNVIRASQGSVFTQPVHAVQDEELLDFLKQSSFTILAATPHTQKTYWEADYSGPTAICLGTEHEGLSEFWMHQATEQVVIPMQGTADSLNVGIAGALLLYEALRQRKH; encoded by the coding sequence ATGAAAGAGATCACCAGCACCCAGAACCCTGAGCTCAAAACCCTGGTCAAACTCCATGACCGCAGGCACCGTCGCAAGGAAGGCAAATTCCTGATTGAAGGTGCACGGGAGGCCTCCCGTGCCCTGTTGGCTGGAGTTGAAGTTGAAAAACTGTATTTTTGCGAGGGCTTTTTCAGTCCCGAAGCCCTGGAATTGTACCAGGATTTTGATGCCGTGGAGCAGGTGCGCCTGTCACGGCCAGCCTTTGAAAAGATCAGCCTGAGGGAAAACCCCGACGGTATCCTGGCTCTGGCTGTTCTGCCCGAGTTTGATCTGCAGGAGCTCCACCTTTCTGAACAGGCCCTGGTGCTGGTTTTGCAGGGCCTCGAAAAACCTGGGAACCTGGGTGCTTTGCTGCGCACTGCGGACGGTGTGGGGGTTGATGCTGTCTTCATCACTGGGGAAGGTACGGACCTGTACAACCCCAATGTCATCCGGGCCAGTCAGGGAAGTGTGTTCACTCAGCCTGTTCATGCTGTCCAGGATGAGGAACTGCTGGATTTTTTGAAGCAGAGCAGCTTCACCATTCTTGCAGCCACACCACACACCCAGAAAACCTACTGGGAGGCAGATTATTCTGGACCCACCGCCATCTGTCTGGGAACAGAGCATGAGGGCCTCAGTGAATTCTGGATGCATCAGGCCACAGAGCAGGTGGTCATCCCCATGCAGGGGACAGCAGACAGCCTGAATGTGGGGATTGCTGGAGCTTTATTGCTGTATGAGGCCCTGAGGCAACGAAAGCATTAA
- a CDS encoding CAP domain-containing protein → MLKRAFLCAGLMVLLAVSCNQVSSDPLNNPETGITTIPVQDSISSMATATINSQILTLVNQARATARKCGTTSYAAAPALKLNTLLTNAAQLHSQDMASKNFFSHTGSNGSSPFARITAQGYRWSTAGENIAAGYGTAQAVVSGWLTSPGHCANIMNPRFKELGVGYAYSSTSTYKHYWTNTFAAPY, encoded by the coding sequence ATGCTAAAACGTGCCTTCCTGTGTGCAGGGCTGATGGTCCTGCTCGCTGTTTCATGCAATCAGGTCAGCTCTGATCCCCTGAACAACCCAGAAACTGGAATCACCACCATTCCTGTTCAGGACAGCATCTCTTCCATGGCCACAGCCACCATCAACAGCCAGATCCTCACCCTGGTGAATCAGGCAAGAGCGACTGCAAGGAAATGTGGCACCACCTCTTATGCCGCTGCCCCTGCCCTGAAACTGAACACATTGCTGACCAATGCAGCACAACTCCACAGTCAGGACATGGCAAGCAAGAATTTTTTCAGCCACACAGGATCAAATGGCAGCAGCCCATTTGCCCGCATCACGGCACAGGGTTACCGCTGGAGCACGGCTGGTGAAAACATCGCTGCTGGATATGGCACTGCTCAGGCTGTGGTGTCTGGATGGCTCACCAGTCCTGGACACTGCGCCAACATCATGAATCCCAGATTCAAGGAACTGGGTGTGGGTTATGCCTACAGCAGCACCAGCACCTACAAGCACTACTGGACCAACACCTTCGCTGCACCATACTGA